A stretch of the Arvicola amphibius chromosome 8, mArvAmp1.2, whole genome shotgun sequence genome encodes the following:
- the LOC119820577 gene encoding cytochrome P450 2B1 has translation MEPSVLLLLALLVGFLLLLVRGYPKARGHLPPGPRPLPLLGNLLQMDRGGLLNSFTQLQEKYGDVFTVHLGPRPVVMLYGTEAIREALVDQAEAFSGRGTIAVVQPIFKDYGVVFANGERWKALRRFSLATMRDFGMGKRSVEERIQEEARCLVEELRKSQGAPLDPTFLFQCITANIICSIVFGERFDYKDRQFLRLLDLFYQTFSLISSFSSQVFELFSGFLKYFPGTHIQVSKNLQEILDYIGHSVEKHQATLDPSNPRDFIDTYLIRMEKEKSNQHTEFHHQNLIISVLSLFFAGTETSSTTLRYGFLLMLKYPHVAEKVQKEIDQVIGSHRPPNLDDRTKMPYTDAVIHEIQRFSDLIPIGVPHKVNKDTLFRGYLLPKNTEVYPILSSALHDPRYFEQPDTFNPDHFLDANGALKKIEAFMPFSTGKRICLGEGIARNELFLFFTTILQNFSVSSCMAPKDIDLNPKESGFGKVPPTYQIRFLAR, from the exons ATGGAGCCCAGTGTCCTGCTCCTCCTCGCTCTCCTCGTGGGCTTCTTACTGCTCCTGGTCAGGGGCTACCCAAAGGCTCGTGGTCACCTTCCACCAGGACCCCGTCCCCTGCCCCTCTTGGGGAACCTCCTGCAGATGGACAGAGGAGGCCTCCTCAACTCCTTCACACAG CTTCAAGAAAAATATGGAGACGTGTTCACAGTGCACCTGGGACCGAGGCCCGTGGTCATGTTGTATGGGACAGAGGCCATAAGGGAGGCTCTGGTGGACCAAGCTGAGGCTTTCTCTGGCCGGGGGACAATTGCTGTGGTTCAACCAATCTTCAAAGACTATG GTGTGGTCTTTGCCAATGGGGAACGTTGGAAGGCCCTTCGGCGATTCTCTCTGGCCACCATGAGAGACTTTGGGATGGGGAAGCGGAGTGTGGAGGAGCGGATTCAGGAGGAGGCCCGGTGTCTGGTGGAAGAGCTGAGGAAATCCCAGG GAGCCCCCCTGGACCCCACCTTCCTCTTCCAGTGCATCACAGCCAACATCATCTGCTCCATTGTCTTTGGAGAGCGCTTTGATTACAAAGATCGCCAGTTCCTGCGCCTGCTGGACCTGTTCTATCAGACCTTCTCGCTCATCAGCTCATTCTCTAGCCAG GTGTTTGAGCTCTTCTCTGGCTTCCTGAAGTACTTTCCTGGTACACACATACAAGTCTCCAAAAACCTGCAGGAAATTCTCGATTACATTGGTCACAGTGTGGAGAAACACCAGGCAACCTTGGACCCCAGCAATCCTAGAGACTTCATTGATACCTACCTTATACGCATGGAGAAG GAGAAGTCCAACCAACACACGGAGTTCCATCACCAGAACCTCATAATCTCCGTGCTGTCTCTCTTCTTTGCTGGCACCGAGACCAGCAGCACCACACTCCGCTATGGCTTCCTGCTCATGCTCAAATACCCCCATGTTGCAG AGAAAGTCCAAAAAGAGATCGATCAGGTGATTGGCTCACACCGCCCACCCAACCTTGATGATCGCACCAAAATGCCTTACACAGATGCAGTCATCCACGAGATTCAGAGATTTTCAGATCTCATCCCGATTGGAGTGCCGCACAAAGTCAACAAAGACACTTTGTTCCGAGGGTACCTCCTCCCCAAG AACACTGAAGTGTACCCCATCCTGAGTTCAGCTCTTCATGACCCACGGTACTTTGAACAACCAGACACCTTCAACCCTGACCACTTCCTGGATGCCAATGGGGCTCTGAAGAAAATTGAAGCTTTTATGCCCTTCTCTACCG GAAAGCGCATTTGTCTTGGCGAAGGCATTGCCCGCAATGaattgttccttttcttcaccACCATCCTCCAGaacttctctgtgtccagttgcATGGCTCCTAAGGACATTGACCTCAATCCCAAGGAGAGTGGCTTCGGCAAAGTGCCCCCAACATACCAGATCCGCTTCTTGGCCCGTTGA